GCATCTTCGGCGCCCTGATCAAGGTGCCGGACTGGCTGCGCCACTTCTCCCCGTTCGCCGACGCCCCTGTCGTCGTCGGGAAGGTCGATTGGACCGGTGGATACTGGATGTTCGGCATCGCGGTGGTCGCGCTCGCCGCCGCCGCGGCGCTCATCCGACGCCGGGACTTCGCGATCGGTTAGGGACGGGCATGGCCAGGGACGAACGGGCTCTGACGGAGATGATGGAGCACTCCGCGGCGGTGCTGACCGCCGCGGGGTTCCCGAAGATGCCCGCCCGCGTGCTGATGGCGCTCACGGTCACCGACTCGGCCGGGCTCACGGCGGCCCAGCTCGCCGAGCGGCTGGACGCGAGCCCGGCGGCGATCTCCGGGGCGGTCCGCTACCTCCAGACCCTCGGGATCGTCCGGCGCCTGTCGCAGAACGGCAGCCGCCGCGACCTCTACCAGATGCCGGCCGACTGGTACGCGCTGATGGTCCGCAACAGCCCGATCTACGGCGTGCTCGCCGACCAGGCGGACGCCGGCCTCGCGGCGGTCGACGACCCGGACGACCCTGCAACGGAGCGGCTGCGCGACATGGCCGGCTTCTACCGCTTCATGCAGGACCGGCTGCCGGAGATGCTGAACGAGTGGGAGCAGATCCGGGCATCCCGGGATGCGTGAGCGCGTCGGCACGCGGATCGGTTCGGCGACCGGCGTGCCTCGCCGACCGCTCGTGAACATCTGAAATGCTAATGATCGGACTCACCAGGGGGATCGACATGCGTTTCACCACTCCGGCGCGGAAGGCGCTGGTGGTCGCGGTGCTGCTCGCGGTCAACGTGGCGCTCGCGCTGCTGTTCGACGCCCTCCACTCGGAGCCGGCCTCCATCGTGCTGACCGTGCTGCAGGTCGCCGGGTGGTACATCGTCTCCAGGATGTTCCGCGGGCCGGGGGAGGCTGTGCGCGCCGCGCGCCCGTGGTGGCGGATGACGAACCGGCCGCTCCTGTCCGGGGTCTTCGGCGTCGGCTATGCGCTGCTCGCCGTGGTCAACATCGGGTTCTCGCTCGCCGGGTTCGGCAGCCTCTCCGGCACGGTCTCGATCCTCGCCGAGCTGGTCCTGGCGGCGCTCTTCCTGAACTCGTACGCCTGCCTCCGTCCGCGGCGCGGCGCGCCTCGACAGGTCCCTGCCCGGCGGCAGTCCCGCCCGCGCGTCCCCGGCGGCGCGCGCACCTGACAGGCGGGGCGCCCGCGCCGTAGGCTGGAGCGCATGACGCTCTCCTCCGGCATCGCCACCGACGAACTCGATCCCACGATCCGCCCGCAGGACGACCTGTTCCGGCACGTGAACGGCACCTGGATCGACCGTACAGAGATCCCCGGCGACAAGGCGCGCTGGGGCTCCTTCATGGAGCTCGCCGAGAAGTCGGAGGCCGCCGTCCGCGAGATCGTGGAGGCCGCGCAGACCGCCCCCGAGGGCACAGAGGAGCGCAAGTTCGGCGACCTCTACACGAGCTTCCTCGACGAGGACCGCGTCGACGCGCTCGGCGTCGAGCCGATCCGGGCGCAGCTCGCGATCGCCGACGACGTCGCCAGCATCCCGGAGTTCCTGAAGACCCTCGGCGAGCTGGAGCGGCACGGCGTCGGCGGCATCTACCAGCTGTTCGTCGACAACGACCCGGGCGACCCCAGCCGCTACCTCGTGTTCGCCGAGCAGGCGGGCATCTCGCTGCCCGACGAGTCCTACTTCCGCGAGGAGCGGTTCGCGCCGATCCGGGAGGCCTTCGCCGCGCACGTGCAGCGGATGTTCGAGCTGGCCGGCTTCCAGGACGCCCCCGAGCGCGCCCAGCGGGTCTACGACCTCGAGGTGGAGATCGCGGCGCAGCACTGGGACAACGTGACCTCCCGCGACTCCGAGAAGACCTACAACCTGTTCTCGTGGGCCGACGCCACGGCCCTGTTCGGCTCGACGGACCTGGACGACTGGGCCGCCGGTCTGGGCGCACCGCAGGGCGCGCTCGCCGAGGTGGTCCTGCGCCAGCCGTCCTTCACCTCCGGCGTCGCCGGCCTCCTCACCGAAGACAAGCTGCAGTCCTGGAAGGACTGGCTGGCCTGGCAGATCATCCACGACTCCGCCCCGTACCTGACCGGCGACTTCGTGGACGCCAACTTCGACTTCTACGGCCGCACCCTCACCGGCACGCCGGAGATGCGGGCCCGCTGGAAGCGCGGCGTCTCACTCGTGGAGGGCGTGATGGGGGAGGCCGTCGGCCGCATCTACGTCGAGAAGCACTTCCCGCCCGCCGCCAAGCAGGAGATGGACGAGCTGGTCGCCAACCTGATCGAGGCCTACCGGCAGAGCATCCAGAAGCTGGAGTGGATGGGCGAGGACACCCGCCACCGCGCCCTCGACAAGCTCGGCAAGTTCACGCCGAAGATCGGCTTCCCGGTGAAGTGGCGCGACTACTCCGCGCTCGTCATCGACCCCACCGACCTGGTCGCAAATGTGCGCGCCGCCGCGCTGTTCGAGTTCAACCGCGAGCTGAACAAGATCGGCAAGCCGATCGACCGCGACGAGTGGTTCATGACCCCGCAGACGATCAACGCGTACTACAACCCCGGCTTCAACGAGATCGTGTTCCCCGCGGCCATCCTGCAGTACCCGTTCTTCGACGAGAGCAGGGACGCCGCCGCGAACTACGGCGCGATCGGCGCGGTCATCGGTCACGAGATCGGCCACGGCTTCGACGACCAGGGCTCCAAGTTCGACGGCGACGGCAAGCTGGACGACTGGTGGACCGCCGCCGACCGTGCCGCGTTCGAGAAGCGCACCGGCAGTCTGATCGCCCAGTACGACGCGCTCGCCCCGGCGCAGGTGCCCGACCACCACGTGAACGGCGCCCTCACCATCGGCGAGAACATCGGCGACCTCGGCGGTCTCGGCATCGCCTGGAAGGCGTACCTCCTCTCGCTCGGCGGCGAGCAGCCTCCCGTGGTGGATGGTCTGAGCGGCGCGGAGCGGTTCTTCCTGAGCTGGGCGCAGGCCTGGCAGCAGAAGGGTCGCGACGAGGAGGTCATCCGCCTGCTGGCGATCGACCCGCACTCGCCGAACGAGTTCCGCTGCAACCAGATCGTCCGCAACATCGACGCCTTCTACGAGACGTTCGGGGTCGCGGACGGCGATGCGCTATGGCTGTCGCCGGAGGAGCGCGTGACCATCTGGTGACGCGTGGGGGAGTGCGTGAAAGGGATCGCCCAGCCACCCCTCCGGCGAGGTAACATCGTCCCTATCGCGTCGAGGAAACCCTGCCTCGCCGCGTCGCGGGCCGGGGGGACCGCAGCACGGACCGAAGCCCCGACTCGGAAGAAAGACCCAGCGCGACTGTGACGATCCAGACCCCGGAGACCGACCACCGCCGCCGGCACGCGAGCCCACGCCGTGGACGGCACCGCCGGACTGCTGCCGCCGCTCCGGAGGTGTTCAGCCGCGGCTTCGACGCGCTCGGCCGGCTGGCCATGCAGGGCGTCCAGGTCTCGGCGCGGGCGACGGACCTGTCCACCGGCGAGGTGCTGTTCTCGGTGGACGACCACGTCGTGATGCCGACGGCGAGCATCGGCAAGGTGCTCCTGCTGGTGGAGGTCGCCGCGCGCCTCCAGTCCCGGCAGCTCAGCCCGCTGGCCCAGCTCGACCGCGCCCCGCAGGACACGGCGGGGGAGTCCGGCATCTGGCAGCACCTCCAGGTCCCCGCCCTCCCGGTCGCCGACCTGGCAGCCCTCGTCGGGGCGACGAGCGACAACCTCGCGACCAACGTCCTGCTGCGCCGCGTCGGCCTGGAGGCCGTGAGCGCCCGCACGGAGTCCCTCGGCCTCACCCGCACCGCCCTCCTCGACCTGGTCCGCGACCACCGCGGCCCGGACGACGCCCCGCAGCTCTCGGTCGGCAGCGCGAACGAGCTCACCTGGCTGTTCTCGGCGCTGGCCCGCGGCGAGGTCGTGGACGCCGCGACCAGCCGCCAGGTCATCTCCTGGCTGTCCCTGAACAGCGACTTCTCCCTGGTGTCGAGCGCGTTCGGCCTCGACCCGCACTCGCACCGCCACCCGGAGCACGGCATCCTGCTGGTCAACAAGACCGGCACCGACGCGGGAGTCCGCAGCGAGGTCGGCGTGCTGCGCGGGCCGCGAGCCGGGGTGACGTATGCGGTGTCGACGTACTTCGACGACACCGCGCTGCCGGCGCGGCTGTCGGTGATCGACGGGATGCGGACGGTGGGGCTGGATCTGCTGGAGTATGTGTTCTGAGGGTCAGCGCCCCGCGATGAACCCATCCTCCGCCGCATAGTCGAACCAGCGGTCGTCCCTGGCGCGCTGCGCGAGCGTCGGGAACGCCTCCTCCCAGCCCTCACCGCGGCGCTCGGCCGAGCGCGCCTCCCGCACGGCCCAGTCCACCGCATCCACGACGGCCTCCCGGTACGGGACCGGCTGGCGATACCCGAGCTGCACCGTGGCCGCCGCCATGCTGAGCAGCAGCGGGTTCGCGACGCTCCAGGGCGTGCCGCCGACCCCGTCCACGGGCGGCCCGGGGAAGCCGACGACTTCCACGTCCTGGTCGAGCGCCGCGTACACCGCGCGGGCGATCTCCGCGACACTGACGGCGTCCTCGTCCACCGCGTTGAGCACGCGGTGGCCGGGGTGCGCGGCGCACAGCGCGATCAGCTCGGCGATGTTCACGGTGGACGACGTGCTGAACCGGTTGGCGCCGTCGTCGGAGAGCAGCACCGTGCGGCGGCCGTCCAGCGCGCGCTTGATGAAGTACCACTCCCGCAGCGCCGGGCTGAGCGGGCCGTGGATCGCGCCGGGGCGGAGGATGCTCACTGGCAACCCTTCGACCGCCAGCAGCCGGCGCTCCATCGCCGCCTTGAGCGGTGAGTACGTTCGCTCGTCGTTGTCGACCGTCGGATCGGTCTCGCGCAGCGGGAGGGGATAGTCGGGGAAGTCGTCCGGCCCGGTCACGATGTCCAGGTAGCCGCCCTCCCGGCCGACGTAGACGGAGCCGGTGGAGATCACCACGAGCGAGCCGACGTCGCCCGCGAGCGCGGCGAGCTGATCGGCGTGCTTCGGCTCGTACGCCACCGTGTCGAGGACAAGATCGTGGCCGCGGGCCAGCGCGAGCAGTGCGTCCGTGTCGTCGCGGTCGAGGCGGACGGTCGTGACGTCCAGGTCGTTCAGGGCGGTGTCGCCGGGGTGGCGGCCGCGGTGGGCGACCAGCACCGACCAGCCGTCGGCGGCGAGCCGGCGCGCGGCGGCCGAGCCGATCTGCCCGGTCCCGCCGATGACCATCGCGGTGCGCACGCCCCTCACCCCAGCAGCGTCCGCGCCAGCGCCAGGTACTCCCGCGCGTTCGCGTCGGGCAGGTACGCCCGCCCGATCGCGTTGCCGATCGCCGGCAGCGACACCGCGTCCGGGTACGCCAGCCACAGCGTCTCGTACGTCGGGTTGAACTTGCTCTTGAACGCGAACAGCGAGGCGAACCCGTAGGCCGGCTCCAGCGTCCGAGCCAGGAACGCGAGCAGTCGGTCCATCACTGCCGGTCCCTCGGCAGAGGAGTCTGCATCGGCAGCGGCAGGCCCCGCCGGCTTCGTCGCCAGGGGCGCCCCCGACAGACTCAGCACCTCCACCCCCTCGCCGCGCATCCGCTGGGCCGCCGACGCGATGACGAACTCCATGATGCCCGGGATGCTCTTGTCCGCCCGGCGCATGAAGTCGATCGTGTAGCCGACCACCCGGTCGTCGTGCCAGCTCGGCAGCCAGCTCGTGACCGCCTGGAGGTCGCCCTGCGGGTTGTAGGCGAGGTAGAGCCGCACCTCGGGGTCCTTCAGCTCGGCCATCCCGCCGAGGGTGAAGCCCATCTCGGGCAGCTCCTTCTCGGACACCCACTGCTCGCTCAGCGCGACGATCTGGTTCTGCTGGATCGGGGCCAGCTCGGCCCACGTCGTCCACAGCGTCGAGATGCGCTCCTTCACCCCCCGGTTGTGCGCCTGGCGAACCTTCTGCCAGGGCTTGCCCTGCATGTCGAAGGTCTGCGGGTGCATCAGCGTCTCCTCGCCGACCGACACGCTCTGCCAGCCGAGCGACTCGAACACCGGGAGGAACGCGCCGTGGATGCTGTAGAACGCGGGCGTCCAGCTGTTCGCGTCGCAGAAGCCGATGAAGTCGATGATCGTCTGCTCGGCACGGTCGGGGCGGCACACCGGGTCGGACAGGGTGATCGCCACCCCGTTGATCACCCGGTAGGCGACGGCGGCCTCCCCGTCCTCCGAGAACCAGTAGACGTTGTCGGGCCAGGTGCCCATGAAGCCGAGCGTCCCGCCGCCGCCCGCGCGCAGGAGCTCCCGGAAGCGCAGCTCGTCGCCGACCGTGCGGCCGGTGGAGGTCGCCCGGTACAGCCGCATCGTGCCGATCACGAAGATCAGCCAGAACACCGGGCCGACCCACTGGTAGAGCAGCAGCGTGAACGGCGACGTCGGCACGATGACGGGGCCCAGCACGGACTCGAAGCCCGAGGGCACGAACCGGCGCAGCGCGGACGCGAACACGTCGCCGATGGAGGCCTCCGGCACGAACGACGACAGCGTGGCCAGGCCCGCGATCAGGTACAGGACCGCGAGCAGCGCGAACGCGACGACCGCCAGGATGGTGAAGCGCACGACCGCGTCCCTGGGCGCGCGGATCTGGAACTGGCGCCGCGTCGCCACCAGCAGCGCGATCGACGCCAGCGGAACCAGCAGCGTCGCCAGCAGCCACAGCAGCACCTCGATCGCGGGCGCGAGGGCGTCGATGCTGTCCACGTTGATCGAGATGTCGCCGCCGGGCAGCGCCGTGAACGGGAGGAGGATCATCGCCGCGTTCACGACGATCCCGAGCAGCCACGCGAAGTGCCGGCCGCGGCGGAGGCCGATGGCCGTCACGATCAGCAGCACGAGCGGCAGCAGGCTGAGCAGCAGCGGGCCGACCCCCTGCACCGAGACGGCTGCGAGCTCGTCATGGCAGTTGGTCGTGTCGGCGGCCTTGCACGCCGCCAGCACCGTTGCCGCGGCGACCTCCCGATGCTGGAACAGCGCCGAGACGAACGAGAGCGGGCCGAGTCCGCCGGGCGGCAGGAGCGCGGCGAGCGGGCCGATCGCGGTGATCGCGACGATCGCGGCGACCAGGTTGCGGGTCTCCCCGTGCGAGCTGCGGCGCATCCGGTGCAGTGGGCCACGGCGGAGGATGACGCCGAGCGCGAGGCCGAGCAACGCCGCGAACAAGCGATAGACGTTGTTCTGGTCGCCGTTGTAGAGCACGAACATGATGACGGTGGCGAAGGTGAGCAGCCGGATCCGGCGTCGCCACAGGGTCGTCGCGAACGCGCTCGCCGTGACCAGCGCCCCGACGATCCCGATGGTCGGGTCCAGGGTGAAATCGAATTCGGTGGCGTGCGCGAGGATCTCGCCCACGTTCGCCGCCGCCCACTGGCCGAGCACGCCGAGCGTGATGCCCAGCACCCCGGTGACCAGGAAGGCGACGATCAGGCGCACGGTGCCGAGCAGCCGTTCGGCCGCCGCGAGCACCGTCAGCGCCAGCAGGAACGAGACCACGAGCTGGATCGGGTCCTCCGGCACGAAGAGCGCCGTGAACGGCGTCCACCAGTACCCGGCCCGGATGGTCGTCGGTACGCCCGCCGCCCAGACCAGCGAGCCGCCGCCCACGCTTGCGGCGCTCCACAGCGTGCCGGTCGCGATGGAGGTCGCGAGCACGATCAGGGCGAGGGCGACGCTCGCGGGCGCGACCTGCACGTAGGCGCGCAGCATCGCCAACGCCGGGGGTCGCCCTGGGGGCGGATCCGCCTGCGGCGCTGGTGCGGTGTTCGTGGGGGCCGTGCTCATCGTGTCTCCGTCGCGGTGGCCCCCACCCTAGCGGTCGCCCTCCGTTTGCGGAGGGTCAGATCTCGCGCAGACGCTCCGCGAGGTAGCGGTCGAGGCCTTCGAGCGGGATGCGCTCCTGCTTCATCGTGTCGCGATCGCGCACGGTCACCGCGTCGTCCTCGAGCGAGTCGAAGTCGACCGTGACCGCGAGCGGCGTGCCGATCTCGTCCTGGCGGCGGTACCGGCGGCCGATCGCGCCCGAGTCGTCGAAGTCGACGTTGCGGCGCTTGCGGAGCTTGTCGGCCAGGCCGCGCGCGAGCGGCGACAGCGCCTCGTTGCGGGACAGCGGGAGGACGGCGACCTTGACGGGCGCCAGGCGCGGGTCGAGGTGAAGGACCGTGCGCTTGTCGGTGCCGCCCTTGGCGTTCGGCACCTCCTCCTCGTCGTACGCGTCGACCAGGAACGCCATCAGCGCGCGGGTGAGGCCGAAGGACGGCTCGATCACATACGGGACATAGCGCTCGTTCTTGTTCTGGTCGAAGTAGCTGAGGTCTTTGCCCGAGTGCTCGATGTGCGTCTTCAGGTCGAAGTCGGTGCGGTTGGCGACGCCCATCAGCTCGCCCCACTCGCTGCCGACGAAGTCGAACTTGTACTCGATGTCGATCGTGCGCTTGGAGTAGTGCGCGAGCTTGTCCTTCTCGTGCTCCAGGCGGCGGATGTTCGCCGGGTCGATGCCGAGGTCCACGAACCAGTCCCAGCAGAGGTCGATCCAGGTCTGGAACCAGTCCTCGTCGGTACCGGGCTCGACGAAGAACTCGATCTCCATCTGCTCGAACTCACGGGTGCGGAAGATGAAGTTGCCCGGCGTGATCTCGTTGCGGAAGGCCTTGCCGATCTGGCCGATGCCGAACGGCGGTTTCTTGCGCGCGGCCTGCAGCACGTGCGCGAAGTCGGTGAAGATGCCCTGAGCGGTCTCCGGGCGCATGTAGTGGAGGCCGGACTCGTCGTCCACGACGCCGAGGAAGGTCTTCATCAGGCCGGAGAACTGCCGGATCGGCGTCCACTGGCCCACCTTGTCCGGGTGGTCCGGGTCGGCGATGTCGTCGAGGCCGTTCGCCGGCGCGTGGCCGTGCTCGGCCTCGTACGCCTCGAAGAGGTGGTCGGCGCGGTAGCGCTTGTGCGTGATGAGCGACTCGGTCAGCGGGTCGCTGAACACCTGGACGTGACCGGAGGCCTCCCACACGGCGGTCGGCAGGATGATCGCCGAGTCGAGGCCGACCATGTCGCCGCGGCCGCGCACGAAGGAGTTCCACCACTCGCGCTTGATGTTCTCCTTGAGCTCGACGCCGAGGGGACCGTAGTCCCACGCCGAGCGGGTGCCGCCGTAGATCTCCCCGGAGGGGAAGACGAATCCGCGGTGCTGCGCCAGCGTGATGACGGATTCCAGTCTCGACGGTGCGGCCATGGGTGCTCCCTGTTCGGTGCCGGGGGTTGTGGGGGACCCGTCCATCCTACTGAGGATGCGCCGACCTCACCGGCCCGCGCGGAAGTCGTCCTCCAGGATCGCGTACACGGCGGTGTCCGACCACTCGCCCTTGAAGATCTCGCTCTGGCGCAGCAGTGCCTCCTGCTTCATCCCGATGATCCCGCAGAGCCGCGCCGACGCCTCGTTGCGGGCGTCGAGCTGGGCGAAGACGCGGTGGCCGCCGAGCGTGTCGAAGCAGAGCTCGAGGAGGCGGGTCGTCG
This genomic stretch from Leifsonia sp. EB41 harbors:
- a CDS encoding GbsR/MarR family transcriptional regulator produces the protein MARDERALTEMMEHSAAVLTAAGFPKMPARVLMALTVTDSAGLTAAQLAERLDASPAAISGAVRYLQTLGIVRRLSQNGSRRDLYQMPADWYALMVRNSPIYGVLADQADAGLAAVDDPDDPATERLRDMAGFYRFMQDRLPEMLNEWEQIRASRDA
- a CDS encoding M13 family metallopeptidase; its protein translation is MTLSSGIATDELDPTIRPQDDLFRHVNGTWIDRTEIPGDKARWGSFMELAEKSEAAVREIVEAAQTAPEGTEERKFGDLYTSFLDEDRVDALGVEPIRAQLAIADDVASIPEFLKTLGELERHGVGGIYQLFVDNDPGDPSRYLVFAEQAGISLPDESYFREERFAPIREAFAAHVQRMFELAGFQDAPERAQRVYDLEVEIAAQHWDNVTSRDSEKTYNLFSWADATALFGSTDLDDWAAGLGAPQGALAEVVLRQPSFTSGVAGLLTEDKLQSWKDWLAWQIIHDSAPYLTGDFVDANFDFYGRTLTGTPEMRARWKRGVSLVEGVMGEAVGRIYVEKHFPPAAKQEMDELVANLIEAYRQSIQKLEWMGEDTRHRALDKLGKFTPKIGFPVKWRDYSALVIDPTDLVANVRAAALFEFNRELNKIGKPIDRDEWFMTPQTINAYYNPGFNEIVFPAAILQYPFFDESRDAAANYGAIGAVIGHEIGHGFDDQGSKFDGDGKLDDWWTAADRAAFEKRTGSLIAQYDALAPAQVPDHHVNGALTIGENIGDLGGLGIAWKAYLLSLGGEQPPVVDGLSGAERFFLSWAQAWQQKGRDEEVIRLLAIDPHSPNEFRCNQIVRNIDAFYETFGVADGDALWLSPEERVTIW
- a CDS encoding serine hydrolase, which gives rise to MTIQTPETDHRRRHASPRRGRHRRTAAAAPEVFSRGFDALGRLAMQGVQVSARATDLSTGEVLFSVDDHVVMPTASIGKVLLLVEVAARLQSRQLSPLAQLDRAPQDTAGESGIWQHLQVPALPVADLAALVGATSDNLATNVLLRRVGLEAVSARTESLGLTRTALLDLVRDHRGPDDAPQLSVGSANELTWLFSALARGEVVDAATSRQVISWLSLNSDFSLVSSAFGLDPHSHRHPEHGILLVNKTGTDAGVRSEVGVLRGPRAGVTYAVSTYFDDTALPARLSVIDGMRTVGLDLLEYVF
- a CDS encoding NAD-dependent epimerase/dehydratase family protein, with the translated sequence MRGVRTAMVIGGTGQIGSAAARRLAADGWSVLVAHRGRHPGDTALNDLDVTTVRLDRDDTDALLALARGHDLVLDTVAYEPKHADQLAALAGDVGSLVVISTGSVYVGREGGYLDIVTGPDDFPDYPLPLRETDPTVDNDERTYSPLKAAMERRLLAVEGLPVSILRPGAIHGPLSPALREWYFIKRALDGRRTVLLSDDGANRFSTSSTVNIAELIALCAAHPGHRVLNAVDEDAVSVAEIARAVYAALDQDVEVVGFPGPPVDGVGGTPWSVANPLLLSMAAATVQLGYRQPVPYREAVVDAVDWAVREARSAERRGEGWEEAFPTLAQRARDDRWFDYAAEDGFIAGR
- a CDS encoding rhomboid family intramembrane serine protease, producing the protein MSTAPTNTAPAPQADPPPGRPPALAMLRAYVQVAPASVALALIVLATSIATGTLWSAASVGGGSLVWAAGVPTTIRAGYWWTPFTALFVPEDPIQLVVSFLLALTVLAAAERLLGTVRLIVAFLVTGVLGITLGVLGQWAAANVGEILAHATEFDFTLDPTIGIVGALVTASAFATTLWRRRIRLLTFATVIMFVLYNGDQNNVYRLFAALLGLALGVILRRGPLHRMRRSSHGETRNLVAAIVAITAIGPLAALLPPGGLGPLSFVSALFQHREVAAATVLAACKAADTTNCHDELAAVSVQGVGPLLLSLLPLVLLIVTAIGLRRGRHFAWLLGIVVNAAMILLPFTALPGGDISINVDSIDALAPAIEVLLWLLATLLVPLASIALLVATRRQFQIRAPRDAVVRFTILAVVAFALLAVLYLIAGLATLSSFVPEASIGDVFASALRRFVPSGFESVLGPVIVPTSPFTLLLYQWVGPVFWLIFVIGTMRLYRATSTGRTVGDELRFRELLRAGGGGTLGFMGTWPDNVYWFSEDGEAAVAYRVINGVAITLSDPVCRPDRAEQTIIDFIGFCDANSWTPAFYSIHGAFLPVFESLGWQSVSVGEETLMHPQTFDMQGKPWQKVRQAHNRGVKERISTLWTTWAELAPIQQNQIVALSEQWVSEKELPEMGFTLGGMAELKDPEVRLYLAYNPQGDLQAVTSWLPSWHDDRVVGYTIDFMRRADKSIPGIMEFVIASAAQRMRGEGVEVLSLSGAPLATKPAGPAAADADSSAEGPAVMDRLLAFLARTLEPAYGFASLFAFKSKFNPTYETLWLAYPDAVSLPAIGNAIGRAYLPDANAREYLALARTLLG
- a CDS encoding glycine--tRNA ligase, translated to MAAPSRLESVITLAQHRGFVFPSGEIYGGTRSAWDYGPLGVELKENIKREWWNSFVRGRGDMVGLDSAIILPTAVWEASGHVQVFSDPLTESLITHKRYRADHLFEAYEAEHGHAPANGLDDIADPDHPDKVGQWTPIRQFSGLMKTFLGVVDDESGLHYMRPETAQGIFTDFAHVLQAARKKPPFGIGQIGKAFRNEITPGNFIFRTREFEQMEIEFFVEPGTDEDWFQTWIDLCWDWFVDLGIDPANIRRLEHEKDKLAHYSKRTIDIEYKFDFVGSEWGELMGVANRTDFDLKTHIEHSGKDLSYFDQNKNERYVPYVIEPSFGLTRALMAFLVDAYDEEEVPNAKGGTDKRTVLHLDPRLAPVKVAVLPLSRNEALSPLARGLADKLRKRRNVDFDDSGAIGRRYRRQDEIGTPLAVTVDFDSLEDDAVTVRDRDTMKQERIPLEGLDRYLAERLREI